A window of Sphingorhabdus lacus contains these coding sequences:
- a CDS encoding acyl-CoA dehydrogenase family protein has product MQMAGLGYSEEQIELLDVATTFCRDKSPIDKVRKLMDSDLGYDADIWAEMAALGWSAIAIPEAHGGVGLALAEVVPVVEQMGRHLMASPFVASTLAAQTLIAGGTETQKAEWLPKIAEGSIGTLALYEAHGDWDLGNITATARSDGGKLHLSGEKLFALWADSADCIIVSVMLDGKPALLLLTRAQVEGRLRREAIIDETKRSFALSLDGLEVETSALLEVGNCAQTLAHIEQAATLLQSAEMCGGSQSVIDYTISYLQTRKQFGKIIGEYQALKHPTVDAYVDYEKARSHLYSAASSFSDQGLGEIAVRMAKAAADGVYSFAADRAIQFHGGFGFTHDCDAGLHRRAAIFQASQFGDAAWQRAKLSHLLLG; this is encoded by the coding sequence ATGCAGATGGCCGGGCTTGGATATAGCGAAGAGCAAATCGAGTTGCTGGACGTGGCGACAACATTTTGCCGCGACAAATCCCCCATCGACAAGGTGCGCAAGCTGATGGACAGCGACCTTGGCTATGATGCCGACATCTGGGCGGAAATGGCCGCACTGGGTTGGTCCGCGATCGCCATTCCGGAAGCGCATGGCGGGGTTGGCCTTGCCTTGGCAGAAGTTGTTCCGGTCGTGGAGCAAATGGGCCGCCATCTGATGGCATCGCCGTTCGTGGCCTCTACCCTTGCCGCACAGACGTTGATTGCAGGCGGAACGGAAACGCAGAAGGCAGAATGGCTCCCCAAAATCGCAGAGGGCTCCATCGGCACGTTGGCTCTTTATGAAGCCCATGGTGATTGGGATCTCGGCAACATCACCGCCACTGCGCGATCTGATGGTGGAAAACTGCATCTGTCGGGCGAGAAGCTCTTTGCACTCTGGGCTGACTCTGCCGACTGCATCATTGTTTCCGTCATGCTGGACGGCAAGCCCGCGCTCTTGCTTCTGACGCGTGCGCAGGTCGAAGGGCGCTTACGCCGCGAAGCAATCATCGACGAGACCAAGCGCAGCTTCGCGCTATCGCTCGACGGTCTCGAAGTCGAGACATCGGCTCTGCTGGAGGTAGGCAATTGCGCGCAAACACTAGCGCATATCGAACAGGCGGCAACTTTGTTGCAGAGCGCAGAAATGTGCGGTGGGTCGCAAAGCGTGATCGATTATACGATCAGCTATCTGCAAACGCGCAAGCAGTTCGGTAAAATCATTGGCGAATATCAGGCGCTGAAGCATCCGACGGTCGATGCCTATGTCGATTATGAAAAGGCACGCTCGCATCTTTATAGCGCTGCTAGCAGCTTCAGCGATCAGGGCCTGGGCGAAATCGCAGTCCGCATGGCAAAGGCGGCGGCGGATGGTGTCTACAGTTTTGCCGCCGATCGTGCGATCCAGTTCCACGGCGGTTTCGGGTTCACGCATGATTGCGACGCGGGCTTGCATCGCCGTGCCGCCATTTTTCAGGCATCGCAATTTGGCGACGCCGCATGGCAGCGCGCCAAACTGAGTCATCTATTGCTCGGATAA
- the ahpF gene encoding alkyl hydroperoxide reductase subunit F codes for MLDAATTAQLKTYLGNLRTPVELVATLDDSPKAAEMRSLVEDVAAQSDLVTARFDGQADRVPSFAIRRADGTAETRFAGLPLGHEFTSLVLALLHMGGHPPKEDAELLDSVRALEGEFHFETFYSLTCQNCPDVVQAINIMAALNPNVRPVAIDGALFREEVETRKVMAVPAVYLNGEPFGQGRMDLAQIMAKLDSGTVARAAEKIAAKEPFEVLVIGGGPAGAAAAIYAARKGIRTGVVAERFGGQVLDTMGIENFISVSHTEGPKLAAQLEQHVRDYEVDIMNLQTASALIPGEAGGLHEVKLASGASLKAKTIILSTGARWREMGAPGEDLYRNKGVAYCPHCDGPLYKGKRTAVIGGGNSGVEAAIDLAGIVAHVTLIEYDSQLRADAVLQAKLRSMPNVTIITSALTTEVLGDGEKVTGLQYKDRTTEELHQVDLEGIFVQIGLVPNTEWLQGPLALSGRGEIEIDSHGATNLPGVFAAGDVTTVPYKQIIVAMGEGTKAALSAFDYLIRS; via the coding sequence ATGCTTGATGCCGCAACAACAGCCCAGTTGAAAACCTATCTTGGAAACCTGCGCACGCCGGTCGAATTGGTGGCGACACTGGACGATAGCCCGAAGGCGGCAGAAATGCGTTCGCTGGTCGAAGACGTGGCAGCGCAATCCGATCTTGTGACCGCCCGCTTCGACGGACAAGCAGACCGAGTGCCGTCTTTTGCCATTCGCCGTGCCGATGGTACCGCCGAAACCCGGTTTGCCGGATTACCTCTCGGCCATGAATTTACGTCACTGGTATTGGCGCTGCTCCATATGGGTGGTCACCCGCCCAAGGAAGACGCCGAACTGCTGGATTCTGTCCGGGCGCTGGAAGGCGAATTTCACTTCGAAACCTTCTATTCGCTGACCTGCCAGAATTGCCCGGATGTCGTGCAGGCCATCAACATCATGGCGGCGCTCAATCCCAATGTGCGCCCCGTCGCCATCGATGGTGCCCTGTTCCGCGAAGAGGTCGAAACACGCAAGGTGATGGCTGTTCCCGCGGTCTATCTGAATGGCGAACCATTCGGCCAAGGGCGGATGGACCTTGCCCAGATCATGGCAAAACTGGACAGCGGCACGGTCGCGCGTGCTGCCGAGAAGATTGCTGCGAAAGAGCCCTTTGAAGTTCTGGTAATAGGTGGCGGCCCGGCCGGCGCCGCAGCGGCAATATATGCCGCACGCAAGGGGATCCGGACCGGTGTGGTTGCCGAACGTTTCGGTGGTCAGGTGCTGGATACTATGGGCATCGAAAACTTCATTTCAGTTTCACACACCGAAGGCCCGAAACTCGCGGCGCAACTGGAACAGCATGTTCGCGACTATGAGGTCGATATCATGAACCTGCAGACCGCCAGCGCCTTGATACCGGGCGAAGCAGGCGGATTGCACGAAGTAAAGCTTGCAAGCGGTGCCAGCCTGAAAGCCAAGACAATCATTTTGTCCACTGGCGCGCGCTGGCGGGAAATGGGTGCGCCCGGCGAAGATCTGTATCGCAATAAAGGCGTTGCCTATTGCCCGCACTGCGATGGTCCACTGTACAAGGGCAAACGCACTGCTGTCATTGGCGGTGGCAACTCGGGTGTGGAAGCCGCCATCGATCTCGCCGGTATCGTCGCGCATGTCACCTTGATTGAATATGATTCCCAGTTACGCGCCGACGCTGTGCTGCAGGCCAAGCTGCGTAGTATGCCCAATGTCACCATCATTACTTCCGCCCTCACCACCGAAGTGCTTGGCGATGGAGAGAAAGTGACGGGTCTGCAGTATAAGGACCGGACGACTGAAGAGCTTCATCAGGTCGATCTGGAAGGTATTTTTGTGCAGATCGGTTTGGTCCCCAACACCGAATGGTTGCAAGGCCCCCTCGCCTTGTCCGGTCGTGGAGAAATCGAAATAGACTCGCACGGCGCGACAAATCTGCCCGGTGTTTTTGCCGCAGGGGATGTGACCACGGTGCCTTACAAGCAGATTATCGTCGCCATGGGCGAAGGTACGAAAGCGGCACTATCCGCATTCGATTATCTCATCCGGTCGTAA
- the ahpC gene encoding alkyl hydroperoxide reductase subunit C: protein MGIIGSTIKPFTAQSYKAGKFVEVSDTDVKGKWAVFFFYPADFTFVCPTELEDLADQYADLQAMGVEVYAVSTDTHFSHKAWHDSSPAIGKINYHMLGDQNHVISNNFGVLREGQGLADRATFVVDPDGVIQVTEITCEGVGRNAVELVRKIKAAIYVREHPGQVCPAKWEEGSETLAPSIDLVGKI from the coding sequence ATGGGTATCATAGGTTCGACCATTAAGCCGTTTACTGCGCAGTCTTATAAGGCAGGCAAGTTCGTTGAAGTTTCCGACACGGACGTAAAGGGCAAGTGGGCAGTATTCTTTTTCTATCCCGCCGACTTTACCTTCGTATGCCCCACCGAACTTGAAGATTTGGCCGACCAATATGCCGACCTGCAAGCCATGGGCGTTGAAGTCTATGCCGTGTCTACCGACACGCATTTCAGCCACAAGGCATGGCACGACAGCTCGCCCGCCATTGGCAAGATCAACTATCACATGCTGGGCGACCAGAATCATGTGATCAGCAACAATTTCGGCGTCCTGCGTGAAGGCCAGGGCCTAGCCGACCGTGCGACCTTTGTTGTCGATCCGGACGGCGTTATCCAGGTTACCGAAATCACCTGCGAAGGCGTTGGCCGTAATGCCGTGGAACTGGTCCGCAAGATCAAGGCAGCCATCTATGTGCGCGAACATCCCGGTCAGGTTTGCCCCGCCAAGTGGGAAGAAGGCAGCGAAACCCTTGCACCTTCCATCGACCTGGTTGGCAAGATCTAA
- a CDS encoding acyl-CoA dehydrogenase family protein: MQNQFDLNEDQVAIQDMARKFTADAITPFAAEWDEKSHYPVDVWKAAGQLGFGAIYVSEESGGTGLGRLEAALIMEAMAYGCPSTSAFISIHNMAAWMIDCFGSAELKARFLPDLIGMDKIASYCLTEPGSGSDAAALKTTARLDGDHYVLNGTKQFISGAGYNDVYVVMVRTGDNGAKGISCLVVEKDTPGLSFGAPEKKLGWNSSPTAQVIFEDCRVPVANRVGAEGDGFRFAMMGLDGGRLNIGACSLGGAQRCLDEAISYTKERQQFGQPVADFQNTQFMLADMATDLEAARALLYMAAAKVSANAPDKSRFSAMAKRLATDSGSEIVNKALQLFGGYGYLRDYPIERFWRDLRVHSILEGTNQVMRMIIGRDLLRQ, encoded by the coding sequence ATGCAGAACCAATTTGACCTTAACGAAGATCAGGTTGCCATCCAGGATATGGCGCGCAAATTCACGGCAGATGCCATTACGCCCTTTGCGGCGGAATGGGACGAAAAAAGCCATTATCCGGTCGACGTGTGGAAGGCCGCGGGTCAGCTTGGCTTTGGGGCTATTTATGTCTCCGAAGAATCGGGTGGTACAGGACTTGGCCGGCTCGAAGCCGCGCTCATAATGGAGGCGATGGCCTATGGCTGTCCTTCGACAAGCGCGTTTATTTCGATCCATAATATGGCCGCATGGATGATCGACTGCTTCGGCAGTGCCGAGCTTAAGGCTCGTTTCTTGCCAGACCTGATCGGTATGGACAAGATTGCATCCTATTGCCTGACCGAACCGGGCAGTGGATCGGATGCGGCTGCGCTGAAAACGACCGCGCGGCTTGATGGCGACCATTATGTGCTGAACGGTACGAAACAGTTCATCAGCGGCGCGGGCTATAATGATGTCTATGTTGTAATGGTCCGTACCGGCGATAATGGCGCAAAGGGGATCAGCTGCCTTGTCGTGGAAAAGGATACGCCGGGGCTGAGCTTTGGTGCGCCGGAGAAAAAACTGGGTTGGAATTCCTCGCCCACTGCGCAGGTCATTTTTGAAGACTGCCGCGTCCCTGTTGCAAACCGTGTCGGGGCAGAAGGGGATGGCTTCCGTTTTGCCATGATGGGGCTGGACGGCGGGCGACTGAATATCGGCGCCTGCTCGCTTGGGGGTGCCCAGCGTTGCCTTGACGAAGCGATCTCATATACCAAGGAACGCCAGCAGTTCGGGCAACCTGTTGCCGATTTCCAGAATACGCAGTTCATGCTGGCCGACATGGCGACCGACCTCGAAGCGGCACGCGCGCTGCTTTACATGGCGGCAGCGAAGGTTAGCGCTAACGCCCCCGACAAGTCACGCTTTTCGGCGATGGCCAAGCGGTTGGCGACGGATAGCGGCAGCGAAATTGTCAACAAGGCGCTGCAGCTTTTCGGCGGCTATGGATATCTCCGCGATTATCCGATTGAGCGTTTCTGGCGCGATTTGCGGGTCCATTCGATCCTGGAAGGCACCAATCAGGTCATGCGCATGATCATCGGCCGGGACCTGTTGCGCCAATGA
- a CDS encoding enoyl-CoA hydratase/isomerase family protein, giving the protein MTQDIATRIEGHAGIISLNRPSALHALTLDMVHAMTDVLVKWQTSKKVKCIIIDHAEGRGFCAGGDIAFLRNSALNDEGKSGRQFFHDEYQLNHLLFTYPKPVVAFMDGITMGGGVGISQPARFRVATENTRFAMPETGIGLFPDVGGGWYLSRLEGRVGQFLALTGARIAGPGCLALGLASHYIPSEALADAKARIAVEDVERIDGILGTLAVTPPPSKIVETLFQINRHFASDRFEEILASLDADESDWAMREAATLRSKSPQTCKVALRQLAESLKLDDFAENMAMEYRIASRVLTRPDFAEGVRAVIVDKDNAPKWDPARPEDVTDALLDTIFAALPADEEWKPL; this is encoded by the coding sequence ATGACGCAGGATATAGCGACGCGGATCGAAGGTCATGCCGGGATAATCAGTCTCAACCGACCTTCGGCATTGCACGCCCTAACGCTGGATATGGTGCATGCCATGACCGACGTTCTCGTCAAATGGCAGACGTCGAAAAAGGTGAAGTGCATCATCATCGACCATGCCGAAGGCCGTGGGTTTTGTGCAGGAGGCGACATCGCCTTTCTCCGCAATTCAGCCCTGAACGATGAGGGGAAATCGGGAAGACAGTTCTTCCACGACGAATATCAACTCAACCATTTGCTGTTTACCTATCCCAAGCCTGTGGTCGCCTTCATGGACGGCATTACCATGGGCGGCGGTGTGGGCATTAGCCAGCCGGCACGTTTCCGTGTGGCGACTGAAAATACCCGTTTCGCAATGCCGGAAACGGGTATTGGTCTGTTTCCCGATGTCGGCGGTGGCTGGTATCTGTCGCGGCTTGAGGGAAGGGTGGGGCAGTTCCTCGCATTAACCGGCGCACGGATTGCGGGACCGGGTTGCCTCGCGCTTGGTTTGGCCTCGCACTATATCCCGAGTGAAGCATTGGCCGACGCCAAGGCACGTATTGCGGTTGAAGATGTCGAGCGGATCGACGGTATATTGGGAACATTGGCGGTGACCCCGCCGCCTTCCAAAATTGTGGAAACACTTTTCCAGATAAATCGCCATTTCGCGTCGGATAGGTTCGAAGAAATACTCGCCAGTCTTGATGCAGATGAAAGCGACTGGGCCATGCGTGAAGCGGCGACATTGCGGTCCAAAAGTCCGCAGACCTGCAAGGTAGCTTTGCGCCAATTGGCAGAAAGCCTGAAGCTGGACGACTTTGCTGAGAATATGGCGATGGAGTATCGCATCGCCAGCCGCGTCCTGACCCGCCCCGATTTTGCCGAGGGCGTGCGCGCAGTGATCGTTGACAAGGATAACGCGCCCAAATGGGATCCGGCCCGGCCTGAGGATGTCACCGACGCGCTGCTGGACACCATATTTGCGGCATTGCCCGCTGATGAAGAATGGAAACCCCTATGA
- a CDS encoding enoyl-CoA hydratase, with product MTYETLLVEQRGAVTLITLNRPQALNALNSQLLADLITAFAAFDADDSQRCAVLTGSEKAFAAGADIKEMASQSFADMYGSNFFAGYDKVTATRKPWIAAVNGFALGGGCELAMMADFIIAGDNAKFGQPEIKLAVTPGMGGSQRLTRAIGKAKAMEMCLTGRMMDAAEAERSGLVAKVVAAAELVDEAVKTAEAIAAMAPLAALATKEMVNAAFETTLQQGVVFERRLFHGLFGSEDQKEGMAAFVEKRPGMWTGK from the coding sequence ATGACCTATGAGACCTTGCTCGTTGAACAACGTGGTGCCGTCACACTCATCACGCTGAACCGGCCCCAGGCGCTGAATGCGCTGAACAGCCAGCTGCTCGCGGATCTTATAACGGCTTTCGCTGCGTTTGACGCCGATGACAGCCAGCGTTGCGCCGTGCTCACCGGCAGTGAAAAGGCTTTTGCGGCGGGTGCGGATATCAAGGAAATGGCATCCCAGTCCTTTGCGGACATGTATGGCAGCAACTTCTTCGCCGGATATGACAAGGTGACCGCGACCCGCAAACCTTGGATCGCGGCAGTAAACGGGTTTGCGCTGGGGGGTGGTTGCGAACTGGCGATGATGGCCGATTTCATCATTGCGGGCGACAATGCCAAATTTGGCCAACCCGAAATCAAGCTGGCCGTAACCCCCGGCATGGGCGGATCGCAACGTCTGACACGGGCAATCGGCAAGGCCAAGGCGATGGAAATGTGCCTGACCGGCCGGATGATGGATGCGGCCGAAGCCGAGCGGTCCGGCCTGGTAGCCAAGGTCGTTGCCGCAGCCGAACTGGTCGACGAAGCCGTGAAGACGGCCGAAGCGATTGCCGCGATGGCGCCACTCGCTGCCCTTGCTACCAAAGAGATGGTCAACGCAGCCTTTGAAACAACATTACAGCAGGGCGTTGTTTTTGAACGGCGCCTGTTTCACGGGTTGTTCGGTTCGGAAGACCAGAAAGAGGGCATGGCCGCCTTTGTTGAAAAGCGGCCAGGCATGTGGACAGGCAAATAA
- a CDS encoding DUF6491 family protein: protein MRTSIIGVAALALLAGGATAGLSAKKEPAPVRAVGEPVNCVSLNQIRSTKVIDNSTIDFKMAGGKTYRNSLPSSCPGLKFEDRFSYRTSLNQLCSVDIVRVLHDYGGRLTEGAGCGLGKFQPVEKISAAP, encoded by the coding sequence ATGAGAACATCAATCATAGGAGTTGCAGCCCTCGCACTGTTGGCAGGTGGCGCAACGGCGGGCCTATCCGCAAAGAAAGAGCCTGCCCCGGTACGCGCCGTAGGCGAGCCGGTAAACTGCGTATCCTTGAACCAGATCCGTTCGACAAAAGTCATCGACAACAGCACAATCGATTTCAAAATGGCAGGCGGAAAAACCTACCGGAACTCTTTACCCAGCAGTTGCCCAGGTTTGAAGTTTGAGGACCGCTTTTCCTACCGCACCTCCCTAAACCAGTTGTGCAGCGTGGATATCGTGCGTGTGCTCCACGATTATGGCGGCCGCTTGACCGAAGGCGCAGGTTGCGGGCTTGGAAAGTTCCAGCCTGTCGAGAAAATCAGCGCCGCGCCTTAA
- the nth gene encoding endonuclease III, with product MKKADIFEFYRRLADANPSPETELAYGNVYQLLVAVVCSAQSTDVGVNKATRRLFEEVKTPAQMVQLGEDGLKEHIKTIGLFNGKAKNVIALSEILVRDHGGEVPADRDALEALPGVGRKTANVVMNTAFGAETFAVDTHIFRVGNRTGLAPGKTVLAVEKALDKRTPHPFRIGAHHWLILHGRYVCKARTPECWRCPVADLCRFKPKTVPPKGKSAPIQVD from the coding sequence ATGAAAAAGGCCGATATCTTCGAATTTTACCGCCGCCTCGCCGATGCCAATCCGTCGCCCGAAACCGAGTTGGCCTATGGCAATGTCTATCAACTGCTGGTTGCGGTCGTATGTTCGGCGCAATCCACAGACGTCGGGGTCAACAAGGCAACACGGCGGCTGTTTGAAGAAGTAAAGACGCCCGCGCAAATGGTCCAATTGGGCGAAGACGGCCTGAAGGAGCATATCAAGACGATCGGCTTGTTCAACGGCAAGGCCAAAAATGTCATCGCATTGTCCGAAATACTAGTGCGCGACCATGGCGGGGAGGTTCCTGCCGACCGGGATGCGTTGGAGGCGTTACCCGGCGTCGGGCGGAAAACGGCAAATGTCGTCATGAACACCGCCTTTGGCGCAGAGACCTTTGCCGTCGATACGCATATATTCCGCGTCGGAAACCGGACGGGTCTGGCGCCCGGAAAAACCGTGCTCGCGGTTGAAAAAGCGCTCGACAAGCGCACGCCCCATCCCTTTCGGATCGGCGCGCACCACTGGTTGATCCTTCACGGTCGGTATGTTTGCAAGGCACGCACACCGGAATGCTGGCGTTGCCCGGTTGCCGATTTGTGTCGCTTCAAACCAAAAACCGTACCCCCCAAAGGCAAGTCAGCCCCTATTCAGGTGGACTGA
- a CDS encoding YjgN family protein produces the protein MDLEIEPEQRFGFSGNWREFAPIALSNALLTLVTLGIYRFWAIRREREYLWSHTWLLDEWLEWTGTAKELLVGFIFAAILLGGPLLILQFGIQALVFQGYGTAAIVVSVITLLFFNFVVGVARFRALRYRLNRTYWKGIRGGSDEPGWAYGFSNLWKWVANYLSLGSAVAWSMTTLWNDKWNQMSFGNIPFRSTAKVRPVLVPFICLYLTPILLMIVTVTYILVQGTMIQGVYVFIDAPPAIRLAFFLLIAFLIYTLISLIFVIYYAAFFRNAISQLSWGDLRFSFEAEGGEWFMLFLVDALIIIATLGIGSFFLGYRHWAFFAKHMAVHGELDEAVLQQTSTRNEKYSDGWLDAMDIGAF, from the coding sequence GTGGATTTAGAAATCGAACCAGAGCAGCGCTTTGGCTTTAGCGGAAACTGGCGCGAATTCGCGCCGATCGCCTTATCAAATGCATTGCTGACATTGGTTACTTTGGGAATCTATCGTTTCTGGGCCATCAGGCGGGAACGCGAATATCTCTGGAGCCATACCTGGTTACTGGACGAATGGCTGGAATGGACCGGCACAGCAAAAGAACTGCTCGTGGGGTTCATCTTTGCCGCGATCCTGCTGGGCGGGCCCCTTTTAATCCTGCAGTTCGGCATTCAGGCACTTGTTTTCCAGGGATATGGAACGGCCGCTATCGTCGTCAGCGTCATTACTCTCCTCTTCTTCAATTTCGTCGTCGGCGTCGCGCGTTTTCGTGCCCTGCGTTACCGCCTAAACCGCACTTACTGGAAAGGGATAAGAGGTGGGTCTGACGAACCGGGATGGGCCTATGGATTTTCCAATTTGTGGAAATGGGTCGCAAATTATCTCAGCCTCGGCTCCGCTGTTGCATGGTCCATGACAACATTGTGGAACGACAAGTGGAACCAGATGAGCTTCGGGAATATCCCCTTCCGGTCTACGGCAAAGGTGCGACCTGTGCTTGTGCCCTTCATTTGCCTCTATCTGACGCCGATCCTGCTGATGATCGTCACCGTTACCTACATATTGGTGCAGGGTACGATGATCCAAGGTGTTTATGTCTTTATCGACGCACCGCCGGCTATCAGGCTCGCCTTCTTCCTGTTGATCGCCTTCCTGATCTACACGCTGATCTCGTTGATCTTTGTCATCTATTACGCCGCATTTTTCCGTAACGCGATTTCCCAATTGTCGTGGGGTGACCTCCGTTTCTCGTTCGAAGCGGAAGGTGGGGAATGGTTCATGCTGTTTCTTGTCGATGCCTTGATCATCATTGCAACACTCGGGATCGGCTCCTTTTTTCTCGGCTATCGGCACTGGGCATTTTTTGCGAAGCATATGGCTGTCCATGGCGAACTGGATGAAGCGGTCCTGCAACAAACCTCCACCCGGAATGAGAAATATAGCGACGGATGGCTCGACGCGATGGACATCGGAGCGTTTTGA
- the dapB gene encoding 4-hydroxy-tetrahydrodipicolinate reductase: MKIGIIGSAGRMGQVLVAAITEAGHDYAGGVDKGDDLASLIAASDVLVDFSSPHALEANLDACVAAAKPIVIGTTGLEERHHYLIDDAARDIAVLQTGNTSLGVTMLAALVLQAAAQLGDDWDIEIVEMHHRHKVDAPSGTATLLGEAAAKGRAIDLKSHSERGRDGITGAREPGNIGFASLRGGSVAGDHSVIFASDNERIELIHRAENRAIFAKGAVKAALWLKQQKAGRYGMPEVLGV, translated from the coding sequence ATGAAAATTGGCATAATCGGCAGTGCGGGACGCATGGGACAAGTGTTGGTGGCAGCGATTACCGAGGCCGGACACGATTATGCGGGCGGTGTTGATAAGGGCGATGATCTGGCTTCACTGATTGCGGCGTCCGACGTGCTCGTTGACTTTTCCAGTCCCCATGCTCTCGAAGCCAATCTGGATGCATGTGTCGCGGCAGCCAAGCCTATAGTGATTGGGACCACCGGTTTGGAAGAACGCCATCATTATCTGATCGATGATGCCGCACGCGACATTGCTGTATTGCAGACCGGCAACACATCGCTCGGCGTCACCATGCTTGCGGCTTTGGTGCTACAGGCAGCGGCACAATTGGGCGACGATTGGGATATCGAGATCGTTGAAATGCACCACCGTCACAAGGTGGATGCACCATCCGGCACCGCGACGCTGCTGGGTGAAGCGGCCGCCAAGGGACGTGCGATCGACCTCAAATCGCATAGCGAAAGAGGTCGCGACGGCATTACCGGGGCACGAGAACCCGGGAATATCGGCTTTGCCAGCTTGCGGGGCGGCAGTGTTGCCGGCGACCACAGCGTCATTTTTGCTTCAGACAATGAACGTATAGAGCTGATCCACCGTGCCGAAAACCGGGCTATTTTTGCCAAGGGTGCCGTGAAGGCAGCACTTTGGTTGAAGCAGCAGAAAGCCGGGCGTTATGGCATGCCCGAGGTTTTGGGCGTCTGA
- a CDS encoding NAD-dependent deacylase yields MTEIRNIVILTGAGVSAESGIDTFRSAGGLWEQHRVEDVATPEAFARDPELVLRFYDMRRARIQEVQPNAAHQALARLDAEWKGGLLIITQNVDDLHERAGAGRLLHMHGEHLNAWCLACDGRHRWYGTLLDRPSCPTCGVPGQMRPDIVWFGEMPYRMNEIYAALNRADLFVSIGTSGAVYPAAGFVRDAREQGVRTLELNLEPSQGSHWFDEARHGPASEVVPEWVDELLRQQSG; encoded by the coding sequence GTGACAGAGATACGCAACATCGTAATCCTGACCGGCGCTGGTGTCAGCGCGGAAAGCGGTATTGATACGTTTCGCAGCGCGGGTGGATTATGGGAGCAGCATCGCGTCGAAGACGTCGCGACGCCCGAGGCTTTTGCCCGCGATCCGGAACTTGTCCTCCGGTTCTACGATATGCGGCGTGCCCGTATTCAAGAGGTGCAGCCTAACGCCGCGCATCAGGCACTGGCCCGATTGGACGCGGAATGGAAGGGCGGCCTTCTGATCATCACGCAGAATGTCGATGATTTACACGAACGGGCCGGTGCCGGGCGTTTGTTGCATATGCATGGCGAACATTTGAATGCGTGGTGTCTTGCCTGCGACGGGCGGCATCGCTGGTACGGGACGCTATTGGATCGTCCTTCCTGTCCAACGTGCGGCGTGCCCGGGCAAATGCGGCCGGACATCGTTTGGTTTGGAGAGATGCCGTACAGGATGAACGAAATCTATGCTGCATTGAACCGGGCCGATCTGTTTGTCAGTATCGGGACGTCGGGGGCGGTCTATCCCGCCGCTGGCTTTGTCCGGGACGCACGCGAGCAGGGTGTTCGCACTCTCGAACTGAATCTTGAGCCGAGCCAGGGAAGTCATTGGTTCGATGAGGCACGTCATGGCCCTGCATCGGAAGTAGTTCCTGAGTGGGTAGACGAGTTATTGCGCCAGCAATCCGGTTAG
- a CDS encoding HesA/MoeB/ThiF family protein produces MAELSDHQLDRYARHIVLRDIGGAGQARLLESHVLLIGAGGIGSPAIQYLAAAGVGTISVVDDDAISLSNLQRQILYSETQIGEAKVEAAAAAVKRLNPDVSFHAIRRRIHHLTTSDILNGVDVVIDGSDNFATRLTVNDLCLSARVPLVSAAIGQFHGQIGTFTGWQNDAPCYRCFVGDAHDPDDCDDCATQGVLGAMCGLMGSFAAMEAIRVLTGFGDSQSGKLHIFDGMTPSMRSIKLPKDPACSSCGSLSS; encoded by the coding sequence ATGGCTGAACTTTCCGACCACCAACTGGACCGTTATGCGCGGCACATTGTCTTGCGGGATATTGGCGGTGCCGGACAGGCGCGTTTGTTAGAGAGCCATGTCCTGCTTATTGGCGCAGGCGGCATCGGCAGCCCCGCGATCCAGTATCTCGCGGCAGCCGGTGTCGGCACGATCAGCGTTGTTGATGATGACGCGATATCGCTGTCCAATTTGCAACGCCAAATTCTGTATAGCGAAACTCAAATTGGCGAGGCCAAAGTAGAGGCTGCCGCTGCTGCCGTTAAACGGCTGAACCCGGACGTGAGCTTTCACGCAATCAGGCGTCGTATCCACCATCTCACCACATCGGACATTCTGAACGGCGTCGATGTCGTTATCGACGGCAGCGACAATTTTGCCACCCGCCTGACTGTCAACGATCTCTGCCTGTCGGCCCGCGTTCCGCTCGTCAGCGCCGCCATCGGGCAATTTCATGGTCAGATCGGCACCTTCACCGGGTGGCAGAATGACGCGCCCTGTTACCGATGCTTTGTCGGTGATGCGCACGACCCTGACGATTGTGACGACTGCGCCACACAGGGCGTATTGGGGGCGATGTGCGGCCTGATGGGCAGTTTCGCTGCGATGGAAGCTATACGTGTCCTCACAGGCTTTGGAGATAGCCAAAGTGGCAAGCTGCACATTTTTGACGGCATGACCCCATCCATGCGCAGCATTAAACTTCCGAAAGACCCGGCGTGCAGCAGTTGCGGTTCGTTATCGTCCTAA